One window from the genome of Yamadazyma tenuis chromosome 7, complete sequence encodes:
- a CDS encoding uncharacterized protein (EggNog:ENOG503NVJZ; COG:S), with product MYIIPTEKNLFFQGFEANEYAGRQPILLRGCLFIRILKPAKIKSISLQFTGSLRTDWPEGIPPKKNVFSEENNVISHTWPFYSMSNPLNTLDGGADLYSELPKNIDRDVSHLSLNDSSIRPHSPSLSQLETTNPGLFKTGLMKKANTSPQLHPVDSFNDLSSVLTGENEVGKPGTFPPGDYIYNFEHPLRPSLPETTEVTFGDVSYELEATIIRAGAFKSNLIGKMPINLVRTPSEYNLEENEPIIISRDWEDQLRYDIVIGGKSIVLDSYLPLAFRFVPLWGKVALHRIRVYLSENLEYYCQNKKVHRMEPSKKYLLLEHKAKKGKSLLTKKENGEYGDETEELLPRELEFQLYVPQNLNGRVNHVLHPDTSFDEIQAHHWIKLCLRISKLDPEHPEKRKHYEISIDSPIHVLSPLAAHGNTLLPAYNEFLPEFLPEYTPASPPLSPEVIPVESTATIGKLFSALNPVSSNSSHKHETPSAVHSPTPEIFHHINSFDNNDDPIERDLDMHLEANLYKPDPNESRSQLNSPQAMPHIGSLSPVTSPMLRPIAPLVVPSKDPPPFEAASPPPDNEVPPPAYEKDSARNSMSPGVTRDSSTSSLLPRGRSKTNSSTNTNGSNGSYGASNEISIKDLLTNSLGGHRNSVASKKSQSSGESDKSKGNQSSSSSLVKSKGIVPDSDNTILSPKVEHENEHESEEDIVNLIGSPELIPEAVSPRRNLSPMGSPRTGVSPIASPRRGISPISTPLRSRSPERGGTSPTQSPERTFSSDALPPTIQFNGNEEHNGHKRESESPGYQSEIESSSSRRTSIASFSSNEMQMGQNIPLLSSSTQSLLLSNPANTRTASVGSILFDPGRRHSSNTRPSIVDFVDGGDLGGDFFRDSMRLTKLNNPRRHKETNISEEVIESDHLTKNEEMVHEEESLTGTSESDLTVNENQTLKTQSPARGPTKEIPGFKIGFSIE from the coding sequence ATGTATATTATCCCCACAGAGAAAAACCTTTTTTTCCAAGGCTTTGAAGCCAATGAATATGCTGGTAGACAACCTATTTTGTTAAGGGGTTGTCTTTTCATCAGGATATTGAAACCAGCAAAAATCAAGTCTATCTCTTTACAGTTCACTGGATCTTTGCGTACGGACTGGCCAGAGGGTATTCcacccaagaagaatgttTTCTCTGAAGAAAATAATGTCATTAGCCATACATGGCCGTTTTATTCTATGTCAAACCCGTTAAACACCCTTGATGGAGGTGCTGACTTGTACAGTGAGTTACCTAAAAATATTGATCGGGATGTGTCACATTTGAGTCTAAATGACTCTTCAATAAGACCCCACTCTCCCTCCTTGTCTCAGTTAGAGACCACTAATCCAGGGCTTTTCAAAACGGGTTTGATGAAAAAGGCCAATACTTCTCCTCAGTTGCATCCGGTAGAttctttcaatgatttgtCTTCCGTTCTTACTGGAGAAAATGAGGTGGGTAAACCGGGAACGTTTCCTCCTGGAGATTATATTTATAACTTTGAACATCCTTTGCGGCCTTCTCTACCAGAAACGACTGAAGTTACTTTTGGAGATGTTAGTTACGAATTGGAGGCAACAATTATACGTGCTGGGGCTTTCAAGCTGAATCTCATTGGTAAAATGCCCATCAATTTGGTAAGAACACCGTCCGAATataatcttgaagaaaatgaacCTATCATCATATCTCGGGACTGGGAAGACCAATTGAGATATGACATTGTCATTGGAGGAAAGTCGATCGTTTTGGACTCGTATCTTCCTTTAGCTTTCCGGTTTGTCCCTCTTTGGGGGAAGGTGGCCCTTCATCGTATTCGAGTGTATCTTTCGGAAAATTTAGAGTACTATTGTCAGAATAAAAAGGTTCACAGAATGGAGCCCTCTAAGAAGTATTTATTGTTGGAACATAAAGCTAAAAAGGGCAAGAGCttattgaccaagaaagagaatGGAGAATATGGAGATGAAACTGAAGAGTTGTTGCCCAGGGAACTTGAATTCCAGTTGTACGTTCCTCAGAATTTGAACGGAAGAGTAAACCATGTTCTTCATCCTGATACttcttttgatgaaattcaaGCTCATCACTGGATAAAACTTTGTCTCAggatttccaagttggacCCCGAACACCCTGAAAAGAGAAAACATTACGAGATTCTGATTGACTCTCCCATTCACGTATTATCTCCATTGGCTGCTCATGGCAATACTTTGTTACCAGCGTACAATGAGTTTTTACCTGAATTCTTACCGGAATACACTCCTGCATCACCTCCATTATCACCAGAAGTCATTCCAGTTGAATCGACAGCAACAATTGGAAAGTTGTTCTCTGCTCTCAATCCAGTAAGCAGTAACTCTTCCCACAAACATGAGACTCCTTCAGCGGTCCATTCACCTACTCCAGAAATATTTCACCATATCAACAGTTTCGACAACAATGACGACCCAATAGAAAGAGATTTAGATATGCATTTGGAGGCCAATCTCTACAAGCCAGATCCAAACGAGTCGAGGTCTCAATTGAATTCTCCTCAGGCAATGCCACATATTGGTAGTTTATCGCCAGTGACTTCACCTATGTTAAGGCCAATAGCGCCTCTTGTTGTGCCTTCTAAAGATCCTCCTCCGTTTGAAGCTGCGAGTCCTCCCCCAGATAATGAAgtgccaccaccagcttATGAAAAAGATTCGGCAAGAAACTCAATGTCTCCTGGGGTAACCAGGGACTCTTCTACCAGCAGCTTGTTACCTAGGGGAAGATCTAAGACGAACTCGAGTACCAATACAAATGGAAGTAATGGCTCTTATGGAGCCTCTAATGAAATATCAATTAAGGACTTGTTGACAAACAGCTTAGGTGGTCACCGGAATTCGGTAGCTTCCAAGAAGAGCCAGAGTTCAGGAGAATCTGACAAGCTGAAAGGAAATCAGAGTTCGTCCAGCTCTCTAGTTAAAAGCAAAGGCATTGTGCCGGATTCGGATAATACCATCCTTTCACCTAAAGTCGAACATGAAAACGAACATGAAAGTGAGGAAGATATTGTGAATTTGATTGGATCTCCTGAGCTTATTCCTGAAGCTGTGAgcccaagaagaaacttaAGTCCTATGGGTAGTCCAAGGACAGGTGTAAGTCCCATTGCCAGTCCAAGAAGAGGTATTAGCCCGATAAGCACACCTTTGAGGTCTCGTAGTCCTGAAAGAGGTGGAACATCTCCAACTCAGTCACCCGAAAGAACCTTCAGTTCTGATGCACTTCCCCCAACCATCCAATTCAATGGAAATGAAGAACACAACGGACACAAGAGGGAATCCGAAAGTCCTGGCTATCAGTCGGAGATAGAAAGCTCCTCGTCACGTCGTACATCGATAGCATCATTCTCTTCCAATGAAATGCAAATGGGACAAAATATTCCGCTTTTAAGCCTGTCAACCCAATCCTTACTTCTCAGTAACCCTGCAAACACTCGAACTGCATCGGTAGGATCCATTCTATTTGATCCTGGGAGAAGACACAGCTCCAACACTCGACCTTCGATTGTAGACTTTGTGGATGGTGGTGATCTTGGTGGAGACTTCTTCAGAGACTCGATGCGtctcaccaagttgaataatCCAAGAAGACACAAGGAAACCAACATCTCTGAAGAAGTGATTGAACTGGACCACCTAACCAAAAATGAAGAGATGGTTCATGAGGAGGAGAGTTTAACTGGGACTTCTGAAAGTGATTTGACCGTCAACGAAAACCAGACGTTGAAAACCCAGTCCCCTGCACGGGGGCCTACAAAAGAAATTCCGGGCTTTAAAATAGGGTTCCTGATAGAATAG
- a CDS encoding uncharacterized protein (COG:S; EggNog:ENOG503NUYT) yields the protein MTTDAQTANSSQKVDRTTYGLPKPVPAYYPHPGSPLYANKALYTKIANSKKTLVEKHICKPRTGIAFKVPAKSVFRLTTPEGPQVCDLNIWNQHNPRERFWAARTRQLHSAHVSTFDRLWSNLPYLRPLVTITGDTLNARHDEWGGRAHDTLGTRCDPYVDKLISGEDNDFHCHSNLTRAVMPYGLTEFDVHDVLNVFQITGLTEQDQYFMEACPSTKDDYFEVYAEQDLLVAISACPGGDLSQWGWGEDKDDLDGSKMVDCCRPLGVEIYSIDDEEEVLREWQAPEVVNYKGNHGFKEPVE from the coding sequence aTGACCACAGACGCACAGACAGCTAATTCTTCTCAAAAAGTGGATAGGACCACCTACGGGCTCCCTAAACCAGTCCCTGCTTACTATCCTCATCCTGGCTCCCCATTATACGCGAACAAAGCACTTTACACCAAAATTGCAAACAGCAAAAAAACTTTGGTCGAGAAGCACATTTGCAAGCCCAGAACCGGAATTGCCTTCAAGGTGCCCGCCAAAAGTGTTTTCAGGTTGACTACTCCCGAAGGACCTCAGGTGTGTGACTTGAACATCTGGAATCAACATAATCCCAGAGAAAGATTTTGGGCCGCGAGAACCAGGCAGTTGCATTCTGCACATGTCAGCACTTTTGATCGGTTATGGTCCAACTTGCCGTACTTAAGACCTTTGGTTACCATTACTGGTGATACTCTCAACGCCAGACATGACGAATGGGGTGGAAGAGCCCATGACACATTAGGAACCCGATGCGATCCTTATGTCGATAAGTTGATCAGTGGAGAAGACAACGATTTCCACTGCCACTCGAATTTGACAAGAGCCGTGATGCCTTATGGATTGACCGAGTTTGATGTCCATGATGTTTTGAATGTGTTTCAGATCACCGGGTTGACTGAACAAGATCAATATTTCATGGAAGCATGCCCTAGCACCAAAGACGATTATTTTGAGGTTTACGCAGAACAAGACTTATTGGTAGCCATCAGCGCCTGTCCGGGAGGTGACTTGTCTCAGTGGGGTTGGGGAGAAGACAAGGACGATTTGGATGGGTCGAAAATGGTGGATTGTTGCCGACCTCTTGGAGTGGAAATCTACTCTattgacgatgaagaagaggtgTTGAGAGAATGGCAAGCACCTGAGGTTGTCAACTATAAGGGAAATCACGGGTTCAAAGAACCAGTTGAGTAA
- the POP4 gene encoding RNase P/RNase MRP complex subunit (BUSCO:EOG092644N1; COG:A; EggNog:ENOG503NZEF), with product MLEKNELERHLLSRCFSDREKIDELLETRYTFTGAQKPSLVLLPTKTEESKAKSLLHSEPTYIDEQLKKRKTNTRLEARTYLKTVKKNQDSLVRKIQEYNRLKLKTPKKPFPLSKLIVKFQIPTYEEFLPMNRLWNDYAQSLAFPEIKSPEDKLPNKQMILARLATAEYSGCLLTVLDSRNPNLLGLKGIVVYDTQYTFIICVERDEDEDATPAKQVGGFRFVPKKFTLFTFDLELPNQTEQDDKYLSFTLIGSRIDTRAVDRSTKKFKSHNVENIL from the coding sequence ATGCTTGAGAAGAATGAATTGGAGAGACATCTTTTGTCTCGATGTTTTTCGGACCGAGAGAAGATAGATGAGCTTCTTGAGACCAGGTATACTTTTACAGGCGCTCAAAAGCCGTCGTTGGTGCTTTTGCCCACCAAAACTGAGGAGTCCAAGGCCAAGTCCCTTCTTCACTCTGAGCCCACATACATAGATGAACAACTCAAAAAACGCAAAACTAACACCAGACTCGAGGCAAGAACGTACTTAAAGAcggtgaagaagaaccaggATAGTTTGGTCCGCAAAATCCAGGAGTACAATCGGTTGAAGCTCAAAACACCAAAGAAACCGTTCCCTCTCAGTAAGTTGATCGTCAAATTCCAAATACCCACATACGAAGAGTTCCTACCCATGAATAGACTTTGGAACGACTACGCTCAATCCCTTGCATTTCCAGAAATAAAGTCACCCGAAGACAAACTACCCAATAAGCAGATGATACTTGCACGTCTTGCGACTGCTGAGTACAGTGGATGTCTATTGACGGTTTTGGACTCTCGAAACCCCAATCTTCTCGGATTGAAAGGGATAGTGGTGTACGATACACAGTACACATTCATAATATGTGTTGAAcgtgatgaagatgaagatgccaCCCCTGCTAAACAGGTTGGAGGGTTTAGGTTTGTACCCAAGAAGTTTACTCTTTTCACGTTTGATTTAGAGCTTCCGAACCAGACTGAACAGGATGACAAGTATCTTAGCTTCACACTCATCGGATCACGGATTGATACCAGGGCTGTGGACAGatccaccaagaagttcaagagtCACAACGTGGAGAATATTTTATAG
- a CDS encoding lipoate-protein ligase (COG:H; EggNog:ENOG503NTYI; BUSCO:EOG09263HE6) — protein sequence MMRPITFKWAPTIHFRRLLSNVNVPFGDDLAAADAELFGLEDFQHYRESPDVMDKTRNIFSEPIKHDTTSLEAAATTKEPMVFVSKLEDPYTNLAIEDYVYNKMPLPQKSDLHSFNRLMFYTNSPCVVIGKNQNPWKEVNLALLNSLQIPLLRRRSGGGTVVHDSGNVNFSFMTTKSEFTRFNFVNLVCEAVNSTRLSKYPIEVNQRGDITTVKQDDNISYKVSGSAYKLSKGRSYHHGTMLLNSRLDILGKLLSTTKEKNGSIESTSSVASVKSKVTNIEMASDDFIKCVSDTFKDVYGTVTELDEEEKEYNSMMGIEDFVESNSKTAQTFVIDKHTQLNPSITELANELRSWEWKFGNTPKFTHEFFNKKFGLSIKFHVDKSAIVSDFEVHTDDNKLTNHFEFLRQVIDDGQAEKLKYRGSEVAGLITHDEISDWIGECIDGSV from the coding sequence ATGATGAGGCCCATCACTTTTAAATGGGCACCGACAATACACTTTCGAAGATTGTTGAGCAACGTTAACGTGCCATTTGGAGATGATCttgctgctgctgatgcTGAACTTTTCGGTCTCGAGGACTTCCAGCACTACAGGGAGTCTCCAGATGTGATGGACAAGACTAGAAACATATTCTCTGAACCCATTAAACATGACACCACGAGCCTCGAAGCTGCTGCCACTACCAAGGAGCCGATGGTATTTgtatccaagttggaagatCCGTACACAAACTTGGCTATCGAGGATTATGTGTACAATAAAATGCCATTACCTCAAAAGTCCGATTTGCACAGCTTCAACCGCTTAATGTTCTACACCAATTCACCTTGTGTGGTGATaggaaaaaatcaaaaccCATGGAAGGAGGTAAATTTAGCACTCCTAAACTCGCTTCAGATCCCGCTTTTACGAAGGCGTTCGGGTGGTGGAACTGTTGTTCACGATTCAGGAAATGTGAACTTCTCGTTCATGACCACCAAATCTGAATTCACCAGGTTCAACTTTGTCAACTTGGTTTGCGAGGCTGTAAATTCCACCAGGTTGTCTAAGTACCCCATAGAAGTGAATCAAAGAGGCGATATAACCACTGTCAAACAGGATGACAATATAAGTTATAAGGTCAGTGGGTCCGCATACAAACTCTCCAAGGGAAGGTCTTATCACCATGGGACGATGTTATTGAACCTGAGACTCGATATTTTGGGAAAGCTCTTATCAACTACTAAAGAGAAGAATGGTCTGATAGAATCAACTTCGTCAGTAGCATCGGTCAAGTCGAAAGTGACCAATATAGAGATGGCTTCCGATGATTTTATCAAGTGCGTCTCAGACACGTTCAAAGACGTATACGGAACAGTTACTgagttggatgaagaagaaaaagaataCAATCTGATGATGGGAATCGAGGATTTCGTGGAGTCGAACTCAAAAACGGCTCAGACCTTTGTCATAGACAAGCACACCCAACTCAATCCAAGCATCACCGAACTTGCAAACGAACTAAGGCTGTGGGAATGGAAGTTTGGGAACACACCCAAGTTTACGCAtgagtttttcaataaaAAGTTTGGTTTATCTATCAAGTTTCATGTGGATAAAAGTGCCATAGTCCTGGATTTTGAGGTGCATACTGATGATAATAAGCTCACAAATCATTTTGAGTTTCTTAGACAAGTTATTGACGATGGGCAAGCAGAAAAACTCAAATACAGAGGTAGTGAAGTAGCTGGACTTATTACCCACGATGAAATCAGCGACTGGATTGGAGAATGCATTGATGGGTCAGTTTGA
- the RPC34 gene encoding 34-kDa subunit of RNA polymerase III (C) (BUSCO:EOG092646WF; EggNog:ENOG503P1SA; COG:K): MCNSSSDTLFGQDEVMKILDTSDVSVLLEVGQELVSNSLIKLIRQGEDLMFQAISVSEANKITSMSEDEAMIYSYIEASGREGIWTKTIKAKTNLHQHIVVRCLKTLENQRYIKSIKSVKHPTRKIYMLYNLQPSIDVTGGPWFTDSELDSEFIDNLLMVIWRFVASRTYPTVFQPPAANVNILQASYPYNYTGYVDLNSIMDFIIKSEITNIDLAIHDIRALCDVLVFDDRLEMVYNTVDQYKVTWQSILDAGYGIQYKEHMTPAIESVVNKQAFSIFNNRGGDVIDEEEEDLVYFDAWKDVKATAAYTTISSMPKDAGTMSPNVGVANASGTRKVSSRRKALQEFYHIQQQRKQQEQAQVQEQEQKVPVEAEVDPINLEDPVRFQEYVKTTPIQDILKLRNSIGSELNSHNSEKKSIIYDNYYELIKLNQTLQKLSTPVVPAKDDNGEAFTGLKDLDETGPKIDEHYILSSLNDLKDFLDTKANVYNDSFVNVITNLQAKYQTPDSESVSSVRGVINDGEDVVVFPESVEKLDLVNEINLVLSSSSTGEIAPKIDAIMSKLDANKDELLILQLNDVKKSALQ; the protein is encoded by the exons ATGTGCAACCTGCTGTCAGATACGCTCTTCGGCCAAGATGAGGTGATGAAAATCCTCGACACCTCTGACGTCCTGGTTCTCTTAGAGGTCGGTCAAGAGTTGGTGAGTAACAGCTTAATCAAATTGATCCGGCAAGGGGAGGACTTGATGTTCCAAGCCATATCTGTGTCTGaagccaacaaaatcacatCCATGTCGGAAGACGAAGCCATGATCTACTCGTACATTGAAGCCTCTGGCAGAGAAGGTATATGGACTAAGACCATCAAGGCCAAGACCAATCTTCATCAGCACATCGTGGTCAGGTGCCTAAAAACCCTCGAAAACCAGCGGTAcatcaagtccatcaagTCGGTCAAGCATCCCACAAGAAAAATCTACATGTTGTACAACCTACAACCTTCCATCGACGTAACTGGAGGTCCTTGGTTCACAGACTCAGAATTGGACAGCGAGTTCatagacaacttgttgatggtcATATGGCGATTTGTAGCGTCCAGAACGTACCCCACCGTGTTCCAACCACCCGCCGCCAACGTCAATATTCTACAGGCATCATATCCTTACAATTACACCGGATACGTGGACTTAAACAGCATAATGGATTTTATCATCAAGAGTGAGATCACCAACATCGACTTGGCCATCCATGACATACGGGCCTTATGCGACGTGTTAGTGTTTGATGATAGGCTTGAAATGGTCTATAATACGGTGGATCAGTACAAAGTCACCTGGCAGAGCATATTGGATGCTGGATATGGAATTCAGTATAAGGAACATATGACGCCTGCCATCGAGAGCGTAGTCAACAAGCAAGCATTCTCCATCTTTAACAACAGAGGGGGAGATGTCattgacgaagaagaagaggattTGGTATACTTTGATGCCTGG AAAGATGTGAAGGCCACTGCGGCATATACCACTATTTCGCTGATGCCTAAGGATGCTGGGACGATGTCTCCTAATGTGGGTGTTGCCAATGCCTCAGGAACCAGAAAGGTTCTGTCTCGAAGAAAGGCTCTTCAAGAGTTCTACCACATCCAACAGCAGCGCAAACAGCAGGAACAAGCACAAGTACAGGAGCAAGAACAGAAGGTTCCAGTGGAGGCCGAAGTTGACCCGATTAACTTGGAGGACCCGGTGCGGTTTCAAGAGTATGTCAAAACCACCCCCATTCAAGATATATTAAAGCTACGAAACTCGATTGGCAGTGAGTTAAACTCCCATAACCTGGAGAAAAAATCCATTATTTACGACAACTATTatgaattgatcaagttgaatcaAACCTTACAGAAATTGTCCACCCCAGTAGTACCAGCTAAAGATGACAATGGCGAAGCTTTTACTGGATTGAAAGATCTCGATGAAACCGGCCCTAAAATCGATGAACACTACATTCTCAGCTCCTTAAACgacttgaaagatttcCTTGACACCAAGGCTAACGTCTACAATGACAGTTTTGTAAATGTGATCACCAATTTGCAAGCAAAATATCAAACTCCAGACTCTGAATCGGTATCTAGCGTGCGCGGGGTTATCAATGACGGTGAAGATGTGGTTGTATTCCCAGAATctgttgaaaaattggacCTCGTGAACGAGATAAACTTAGTTTTGTCGAGCAGTAGCACTGGAGAGATAGCCCCCAAAATTGATGCCATTATGAGTAAGCTTGATGCTAACAAAGACGAGTTGCTTATATTGCAACTAAATGACGTAAAGAAGTCGGCACTCCAGTAA